One Candidatus Acidiferrales bacterium genomic region harbors:
- a CDS encoding tetratricopeptide repeat protein has product MNRQTLLTAVIFTVVGFLGGYIYHAQTSFQVRGQMGQLEPGDVPSTTPGAPRSPGGMPPAPEAAPTMEQIGQMLAELKQQAAANPKDPQPVITLGNLYFDANKHAEAVEWYGKALAVDPKNVHVRTDLGTSLYNLGRFDEALKEFRRALQYDPNHPQTLFNIAITELVGKNDIGGAEEALRRLKRLKPGFPGIPQLEARIGQIRQERTRPNASSNPRP; this is encoded by the coding sequence GTGAATCGTCAAACCCTTCTCACCGCCGTCATCTTCACCGTAGTTGGCTTCCTCGGTGGATATATCTATCACGCTCAGACGAGCTTTCAAGTTCGCGGGCAGATGGGACAGCTTGAACCGGGCGATGTCCCTTCGACCACGCCCGGGGCGCCGCGTTCACCCGGGGGGATGCCGCCGGCCCCGGAAGCTGCGCCGACGATGGAGCAGATCGGGCAGATGCTGGCGGAGCTGAAGCAGCAGGCGGCAGCCAACCCCAAGGACCCTCAGCCAGTCATCACGTTGGGCAATCTTTACTTCGACGCTAACAAACATGCTGAAGCGGTGGAATGGTACGGGAAGGCGCTGGCGGTCGATCCCAAGAACGTCCACGTGCGTACCGACCTCGGCACGAGTTTGTACAATCTCGGCCGGTTTGACGAAGCGCTCAAGGAATTTCGACGTGCTCTCCAATACGACCCGAATCATCCTCAAACGCTCTTCAACATTGCGATTACGGAACTGGTGGGCAAGAACGATATAGGCGGGGCCGAGGAAGCGCTCCGCCGGCTGAAACGATTGAAACCCGGTTTCCCCGGAATTCCTCAACTGGAAGCCAGAATCGGGCAGATCCGCCAGGAACGGACCCGCCCGAACGCAAGCTCCAACCCGCGCCCGTGA